One window of Solwaraspora sp. WMMA2056 genomic DNA carries:
- a CDS encoding response regulator transcription factor, translated as MTIRVFLVDDQELVRAGFAMVLAAQPDMAVVGEAADGAAALAALATIEADVVVMDLRMPLMDGVEATRRLRAQDRADAPKVLALTTFDTDEDAFAALQAGASGFLLKNVRPAELLAAIRVVASGESVVAPRVTRRLLDRFAGHLTPEPAADDRLAALTAREREVLALVAAGLSNTEIANQLYVAEATVKTHLGRILTKLDLRDRVQAVVFAYRIGLVRPGP; from the coding sequence GTGACGATCAGAGTCTTCCTCGTCGACGACCAGGAGCTGGTCCGGGCCGGGTTCGCGATGGTGCTGGCCGCCCAGCCCGACATGGCCGTCGTCGGTGAGGCCGCCGACGGTGCCGCCGCACTCGCCGCGTTGGCCACCATCGAGGCCGACGTGGTGGTGATGGACCTCCGGATGCCGCTGATGGACGGCGTCGAAGCCACCCGCCGGCTCCGGGCCCAGGACCGTGCCGACGCGCCGAAGGTCCTGGCGTTGACGACGTTCGACACCGACGAGGACGCGTTCGCCGCGCTGCAGGCGGGGGCCAGCGGCTTCCTGCTCAAGAACGTGCGTCCCGCCGAACTGTTGGCCGCGATCCGGGTGGTGGCCAGCGGCGAGTCGGTCGTCGCACCCCGGGTGACCCGTCGGCTGCTGGACCGCTTCGCCGGGCACCTCACCCCGGAGCCGGCCGCCGACGACCGGCTCGCCGCGCTGACCGCCCGGGAACGTGAGGTGCTCGCCCTGGTCGCGGCCGGCCTGTCCAACACCGAGATCGCCAACCAGCTCTACGTCGCCGAGGCGACCGTCAAGACCCACCTCGGGCGGATCCTCACCAAACTGGACCTGCGGGACCGGGTGCAGGCCGTCGTCTTCGCGTACCGGATCGGTCTGGTCCGTCCCGGGCCGTGA
- a CDS encoding ABC transporter permease — translation MSVVNTAVPRTQLRGILTRPGRLLLTGLSVLVAAFVVAGAMLAYEIVARTTLDTFSDTPPGASLVVTVNGTLIADEQRAAIAAFPGVSQAVGRDEVQLGVGEPSAGTSILLVTDPGAGPLARTTLLTGRYPTAGGEIAVNQRAVDRLGIAPGSTLRLYGGDPTAAPTTATVTGVVDGPDANWERAYTPDTLLATVTTTPVGWGRIDVAAAPGTDVGGLSDEILNYLDRSTRSCTPARHPANRNGWPRHRRPWPASTRSSRSPRCSWPSPWSPPCWSPRRRSASCSPSGWASWRCCA, via the coding sequence ATGAGTGTCGTCAACACCGCCGTGCCACGTACCCAGCTGCGCGGCATCCTGACCCGACCCGGCCGCCTGCTGCTCACCGGCCTGTCGGTGCTGGTCGCCGCGTTCGTGGTGGCCGGTGCCATGCTCGCCTACGAGATCGTCGCCCGCACCACGCTGGACACCTTCAGCGACACCCCACCCGGTGCCAGCCTGGTGGTCACCGTGAACGGCACCCTGATCGCCGACGAGCAGCGGGCCGCGATCGCCGCGTTCCCGGGCGTCAGCCAGGCCGTCGGCCGCGACGAGGTCCAGCTCGGGGTGGGTGAACCGTCTGCCGGCACGTCGATCCTGCTGGTCACCGACCCCGGCGCCGGACCGCTGGCGCGGACCACGCTGCTCACCGGACGGTACCCGACAGCGGGCGGCGAGATCGCCGTCAACCAGCGCGCCGTCGACCGGCTCGGCATCGCCCCCGGCAGCACCCTTCGGCTGTACGGCGGCGACCCGACCGCCGCGCCGACAACGGCGACGGTGACCGGCGTCGTCGACGGCCCGGACGCCAACTGGGAGCGGGCGTACACGCCGGACACGCTGCTCGCGACGGTGACGACGACCCCGGTCGGCTGGGGTCGGATCGACGTCGCCGCCGCGCCGGGGACCGACGTCGGCGGGCTCTCGGACGAGATCCTCAACTACCTCGACCGGTCGACCCGCAGCTGTACCCCAGCGCGGCACCCGGCGAATCGAAACGGCTGGCCGAGGCACAGGAGGCCGTGGCCCGCTTCGACCAGGTCTTCGCGCTCGCCGCGATGTTCCTGGCCGTCGCCGTGGTCGCCGCCCTGCTGGTCGCCTCGTCGACGTTCCGCATCGTGTTCGCCCAGCGGATGGGCCAGCTGGCGTTGCTGCGCCTGA